From the Halichoerus grypus chromosome 3, mHalGry1.hap1.1, whole genome shotgun sequence genome, one window contains:
- the ALB gene encoding albumin — translation MKWVTFISLLFLFSSAYSRGVIRREAQQSEVAHRYNDLGEEHFRGLVLVAFSQYLQQCPFEDHVKLAKEVTEFAKGCAADPSGADCGKSLHTLFGDKLCTVASLREKYGELADCCEKQDPERNECFLTHKDDNPGFPPLVTPEPDAMCTAFQENEQKFLGKYLYEVARRHPYFYAPELLYYAQQYKQVFAECCQAADKAACLTPKIDALREKVLVSSAKERFKCASLQKFGDRAFKAWSVARMSQKFPKADFAEVSKLVTDLTKIHKECCHGDLLECADDRANLAKYMCENQDSISAKMKECCDKPLLEKSHCLTEVEKDELPADLSPIAADFVEDKEVCKNYQEAKDVFLGTFLYEYSRRHPEYAISLLLRLAKEYEATLEKCCATDDPPTCYGKVLDEFKPLVEEPQNLVKTNCELFEKLGEYDFQNALLVRYTKKVPQVSTPTLVEVSRKLGKVGTRCCKKPDSERMPCAEDYLSLVLNRLCVLHEKTPVSERVTKCCTESLVNRRPCFSALEVDEAYVPKEFNAETFTFHADLCTLPEAEKQVKKQSALAELVKHKPKATEEQLKTVMGDFRAFVEKCCAAENKEACFAEEGPKLVATAQAALA, via the exons ATGAAGTGGGTAACTTTTATTTCCCTACTCTTTCTCTTTAGCTCTGCTTATTCCAGGGGCGTGATTCGTCGAGAAGCAC aACAGAGTGAGGTTGCTCATCGGTACAATGATTTGGGAGAAGAACATTTCAGAGGCCT GGTGCTGGTTGCCTTTTCTCAGTATCTCCAGCAGTGCCCATTTGAAGACCATGTGAAATTAGCGAAGGAAGTGACTGAGTTTGCAAAAGGTTGTGCTGCTGACCCGTCGGGGGCCGACTGTGGTAAATCCCTG CACACGCTCTTCGGAGACAAACTGTGTACAGTCGCCTCTCTTCGCGAAAAGTATGGCGAGCTGGCTGACTGCTGTGAGAAACAGGATCCTGAAAGAAATGAGTGCTTCCTGACTCACAAAGACGATAACCCCGGCTTCCCTCCGCTGGTGACCCCGGAGCCGGACGCCATGTGCACCGCCTTTCAGGAGAATGAACAGAAGTTTCTGGGAAA atACCTGTATGAAGTTGCCAGAAGACATCCTTACTTTTATGCCCCAGAACTCCTTTACTATGCTCAGCAATATAAACAAGTTTTTGCAGAATGCTGCCAAGCTGCTGATAAGGCTGCCTGCCTGACACCCAAG ATTGATGCTTTGAGGGAAAAAGTACTGGTTTCATCTGCCAAAGAAAGATTCAAGTGTGCCAGCCTCCAGAAATTCGGAGATAGAGCCTTCAAAGCATG GTCGGTAGCTCGCATGAGCCAGAAATTCCCCAAAGCTGACTTTGCAGAAGTTTCCAAGTTGGTGACAGATCTTACCAAAATCCACAAGGAATGCTGCCACGGTGACCTGCTTGAATGTGCAGATGACAGG GCGAATCTGGCCAAGTATATGTGTGAGAATCAGGATTCAATCTCTGCTAAAATGAAGGAATGCTGTGATAAGCCTTTGTTGGAAAAATCCCACTGCCTCACTGAGGTGGAAAAAGATGAGTTGCCCGCTGACCTGTCCCCGATAGCTGCTGACTTTGTTGAAGATAAGGAGGTTTGCAAAAACTATCAGGAGGCAAAAGACGTGTTCCTGGGCAC GTTTTTGTATGAATACTCAAGAAGGCATCCTGAGTACGCTATCTCTTTGCTGTTGAGACTTGCCAAGGAATATGAAGCCACTCTGGAGAAGTGTTGTGCCACCGATGATCCTCCTACTTGCTATGGCAAAGTG cTTGATGAATTTAAACCTCTTGTGGAAGAGCCTCAGAATTTAGTCAAAACAAACTGTGAACTTTTTGAAAAACTTGGAGAGTATGACTTCCAAAATGC GCTCTTAGTTCGTTACACCAAGAAAGTACCCCAAGTGTCAACTCCAACTCTCGTGGAGGTCTCAAGAAAACTAGGAAAAGTGGGCACCAGGTGTTGTAAGAAACCTGACTCAGAAAGAATGCCCTGTGCTGAAGACTAT CTGTCCTTGGTCCTGAACCGATTGTGCGTGTTGCATGAGAAGACCCCAGTGAGTGAGAGAGTCACCAAATGCTGCACAGAATCCTTGGTGAACAGACGACCATGCTTTTCTGCCCTGGAAGTTGATGAGGCATATGTTCCCAAAGAGTTTAACGCTGAAACATTCACCTTCCATGCAGACTTATGCACACTTCCTGAGGCTGAgaaacaagtcaagaaacaatc TGCACTTGCTGAGCTGGTGAAACACAAGCCCAAAGCAACTGAGGAACAACTGAAAACTGTTATGGGGGATTTCAGAGCCTTTGTAGAGAAGTGCTGTGCAGCTGAAAACAAAGAGGCCTGCTTTGCCGAGGAG GGTCCAAAACTTGTTGCCACAGCTCAAGCTGCCTTAGCCTAA